The sequence GAGGCCGAGCAGCACAAAGGTGGCCGACAGAATTGCCATGCGCTGCACGACATAAAGGGTGGTGGATACCAGCAAAGGATGCAGCAGCCACAACGCGCTGGCCAACAATGCGGCCCAGGCGGCCTCGCGCGGCTTTTGCCCGAGAAAATCGCGCAACAGGCGATGGGACAGCGCGAACAGCAGCACACCGTTGAGGAGATGAAACAGCACATTGGTGTACTTGAACGACCAGGGGTCCGAGGGCCATCCCGTGTCGTTGATCAAGAAACTCAGCAAGGCCAGGGGACGGCCGCCGGGCCCGCCGACGCCCCCCAAGACATATTGGCGGAAGGTGTTCCAGTCGTGGACACCGCCCACCTCACCCAGCCTGGCGAGACTGGAATAATCATCAAACAGGAAAGGGCCACCCAGGCCCGGCCAATATACCGCCAGCGCCAGTGCCGCCAATGTCAGCGCGGCAGCAAGAAATGGGATTGGAAAGCGCTTCACGACGAGAGAGAAAAACCGTTGGGTGGCGCGAGGTTCATGCCGCGATCAGGCTTGCCCCGGCGATGGCAAGGACAACGGAGGGAGATAAGGCGGGGTGAACCGGAGCTTGTTGACACCGTCATGGGATTCACCCGGCACGGCCACACCGCAAAAAGATCAGGCCCGCGCGAAGCGGGCCTGGCAGCGGAGCCTGTATTGCTTAGCTGCGGCAGTTGGAGGGCAGATATTTGTCGTCGATACTGTCTTTGGCGCAAGTCCAGGTCACCGAGCCGGTGCCGGCGGTGGGGCTGAGCGTGAAAGTCTTGCCGGCAACTACCGAGGCTACGCCAGAACTCTTCATGGTGACAGTGATTTTCCCGTCCGCCACGGCGACCTGGCTCACATAGTTGCCTTTGACGTCGGTAGCGGCGGGCAGACCCTTGGAACCGCTGGATACACCAGTGAACGTGCCCGAGTCCGCATACACTTCGGCAATGGTGGACTTCAAGCCCTCCGCCAGGGTGATGCCTTCAGACACCTGCGCGCGGGCGGTGTAGTCCTGGTAAGCGGGAATGGCAATGGCCGCCAAAATGCCGATGATGGCGACGACGATCATCAGTTCGATCAGTGTAAAACCTTGCTGCTTGTTCATCTCGGGTCTCTCCAGTGGTTGTTCAGTGGTGTCAAATCTTGTAAGCGTCCAGTCTTGCCCGTCGTTGGCGGTCTCCGTGCCGGGTCGCTCCTGCTGGCAGGACGGGAAGCCGTATCCGCCGTGCTGACCGAAAAAGCAGAATGCATGCCAGCCCGTCCCTGCTGTTGCCGATTCTGCTTTGCCACCCTGAAAAACCCGCGAATTTGTGACATCCATCACATTTCGCGACGGCTCTCTCGGCCGCTCTTTCAAACTCGACTCGCTGGTCCTGTCCTTGGCAGTCGCGCGCAAGTGCCGCGCGCTGACACTTAGTGACCAAAATTGTCACCCCATTTGGCCTTAAACTGCAAGGGGAATGGGGACATTTGACACAATTTTTTCTTCCGGGTCGCCAGGGGTGCGCCTCAAGGCACCCGAAACCCGACAGTTGCAGCTAGTCCAATCCGAGCTTCTTGAGCCGGTAGCGCAGGGCCCGGAAGGACAGCCCCAACAGCTTGGCCGCCGCGGTTTTGTTGTAGCGGGTCTTTTCCAGGGCCCGGGTGATGGCCCGCTTTTCCACCGAATCCAGGTAGGGTTCCAGTGCCATGGGCTCGTTGTCCTCCAGCATGTCCGGGATAGGTGACGACTTGTTGCCGGGAGCAACGTCCTCCCCGCGCAGTTTCAAGTCTTCGGCCTGGATGGTGTGGCTTTCGCACAGGGTGATGGCGCGCTCGAGAATATTCTCCAGTTCCCTGACGTTACCGGGAAAGGGATAGCGCTCCAGGGCGGCCAGGGCAGCGTCGCTGAGCTGGGGCACGGGCATGTCGCCCGCGATGGCCGCCTGTCCCAGAAAATGCCGCGCCAGCAGGGGGATATCGCCAGGCCGCTCGCGCAGACCGGGCACCCTGAGTTCAATGACGTTGAGCCGGTAATAGAGATCCTGGCGGAACTCGCCGCTGTCCACCAGGGCAGCCAGGTTTTTATGGGTGGCGCAAAGAATGCGCACATCCACGGGGATTTCCTTCTGCGCGCCAATGGGCCGCACGGATTTTTCCTGGATGGCGCGCAGCAGCTTGACCTGCATGGCCAGGGGCAGATCGGCCACCTCATCCAGAAACAGGGTGCCGCCGTCAGCAGCCTGGAACAGGCCCTCTTTGTCCGCGTGGGCGCCGGTGAAACTGCCCTTTTTGTGGCCAAAGAATTCGCTTTCCATCAATTCACCGGGGATGGCGCCACAGTTCACCGGCACAAAGGCCCGGTCCGCCCGCGGCCCGCGCTCGTGGATGAGCTGGGCCACCAGCTCCTTGCCCACGCCGGACTCGCCGCTGATATACACTGGCGCCTGGCTGCGCGCCAGTTTTTCGATCATGGCGCGGATTTTCCTGATGGCGGCGGACTCGCCCAGGAGCTGCTGGCCCGCCGTCGGCGCAGCCGCCGGCCCGGGGAGGGACAGCTTCAGGGCCCCGTGCACCAAGCGCCGCAACAGCTGCAGTTCCACCGGCTTGGAGACAAAATCGAAGGCGCCCGCTTTCAAAGACTGAATGGCGGATTCCATATTGCCGTGGGCGGTGATCACCGCCACCGGGGTGCGGGGGCAGTGAACCTGAATATGCTCCACCAGCTCGATGCCGGTGCCGTCAGGCAGACGCATGTCCGTCAAACAAAGATCAAAGGCCTGGGCTCGCAGGCAGGAGCGGGCCTCGGCCAGATTGGCGGCACTTTTGCACGTCACCCCCATGCGGCCCAGCGTCAGTCCGATGAGCTCGCGGATGTCCGGCTCGTCGTCCACCACCAGGGCCCTTGCGCCCAGCTCTGTCATGCCACCTGCCTCCGCCTGGGGTCGGCGAACGTAATGCGAAAACAACTGCCACCTCCCGGGACGGGCAGATAGGCCAGCCGGGCCTGATTGGCCTCGCATAACTCCCGGGCAATATACAGGCCCAGCCCCGTGCCACCGCTGCCGGTGGTGAAAAACGGTTCGAACAAGTGCTCCACGTCGTCCTCCGGCACCCCCGGTCCGCGGTCCAGTACATCCAAAAACGGGTTGGGGTGCTCGCCGCTTTGACCGCCGCGCAGCACCAGCCGCGGTCCCGCGGCGTCGGCCGGGCTGTAGCGCAAGCCGTTGCTGCAAAGATTCCAGGCAATCTGGTGTAATTGGGTGGCGTCTATGCGCACCTCGGCATGGGGAGGGTCAATGTCCAGTGCGATCGCCTCCGTCCCGATGCCCTGCGCCACACAGAAGTCCGCCACAAACCGTTCCAGCCAGGGCCGCAGGGCAAAATCCTCCGGCCGCGCGCGGCTGCGGCGGCTGAGTTGCAATATGTTTTCAATGATGGCGTTCATGCGCTGGGAGTGGTCGCAAATGATTTCGGTCAGGCGCTGGTCGTCCGCAGCCAGGCCGGTGGACTCGGCCAGCAACTGTCCCGCATGGCTGATGGCCCCCAGGGGATTGCGGATCTCGTGGGCGATGCTGGCAGTCAGGCGGCCCAGAGAGGCCAGCTTGAGCTGCTGGGCCTGTTGGGCGGTGGCGGCGGTGTCTTCCAGGAAAATCAGGCTGCCTGCGGGGCCGATACTGGCAAAACGCGGCATGATTTCGGGGCCGGCAGGATCGTGGCGGAAAAAACACGGCTCGTCGTCTCTGCTGCGTTGCCACAGGTGCAAACGTTCCTCCAATGCGGGAGACAGGCTGGCCAGAGTCTGCGGGATGCTCCGGCCCTCCCCACCGAGCAGATGCCAGGCGGATTCGTTCACCAGCCGCACGTTGCCCTCCGCGTCCACCACCACAATGCCCGTCTGCATGCGCTGGATGATGTACTCGGTGAGCTGCTGCATATTGGCCAGATCCACCCCCCGCTGGGCTGCCAGGGCTTCGCTTTCGCGGGCGCGGCGGGCCAGCACATGGGCCAGGTAGGCGGCGGCGAAGTACATGGTGCCCAGCAGGCCGGCGTGGGTGTAATCCGCCGCGTGATCGGTTTTCAGCCACAACCAAGACTCCACCCCCAGCACCGCAAGCGCCGCGATGGCAGCAAACAACACCGCCAGGCGGGCGCTCATCAATATGCCGCCGCCGGCCAGGGAGGCCACCAGCAGCAGCCCCAGGCCGCTGCGCACGCCATCGGCGGCGTAGACCAGCAGCGTGATGGCGGCCACGTCCACCAAAAGCTGAAGGAACAACTGAACGGAAAACGCCGGGCGCCGCTGCCGCAAGGTGAGCGTCCACAACAGACTCAGCAGAACATAGGCCGTGCTCACCGTGAGCAACAGCGTGGCGCTCCGGCCCGCGGCGGATACCGCACCGGCGCCGCTCAAGGCGGCGATGAACAGGGCTCCGCTCAATATCAGACGGTAAACGTTGAGCAGAACCAGCGGTTGCCAGCTTTGGTTTTGGAACTTGTCCATACATCCCCGCACCAGGGCCTGGGGCAGCGCGGCGTCCTTGAAGCCACGGCCACGGCGGCGGAAAGTCCGCCATGTGTGGACTTGATCGGCGGGCGGCGCGCAGAGCTTGAGAGCAGCCGGACCCGAACCGGCCTTTCGCGCGCCAGAGCGGGAAAGGCCCGGGATATGACGGGAAGGGGGTTCCGCCGAGCCTTGGCCGCATCAGTCCCCGGGGAGTTTTGTGGGATTATTTCGAAGACGAAAGGGCAGGGCTGAACGGGCAAGGCCAAACCGGGCGTCATGCCGCAGTGGCGCGAACGCCCGCAGGGGAGGGACCGAACACCCCAAGCAAAAGAACGTTGCCTGGCGACAACGTTGGTCGGGGTGAGAGGATTTGAACCTCCGGCCCCTGCCTCCCGAAGACAGTGCTCTACCAGGCTGAGCTACACCCCGAATCAGTAATCCCGGTTGACCGAGAACTCGGCCAGCGCGCGCAAGGCGTCTTTATATGTTGAGGCGGGAATGACGTCCAATGCACTGAGGGCCAGATCAACCTCGGCCCGGGCCGAGCGCGCAGTGTACGCGATGGCGCCGGTTGATTCAACGGCGGCAGTGACCTCGCTGATCCGGTCGCGGCCGCCGTTTTCTATGGCGCGGCGAAGCAGGGCCGCCTGCTCCGGCGTGCCGCTGCGCATGGCATGAATCAAAGGCAGCGTCGGCTTGCCTTCCGCCAAATCGTCACCGATGTTCTTGCCCATGGTGTCGGCGTCGGCGCTGTAGTCCAGCACGTCGTCCACCAACTGAAAGGCCGTGCCCAAATGCATGCCATAGGTGGCCATGGCGCGGCGTTCCTCATCGCTGCGACGGCTGATCACCGCCCCCAACTCCGCCGCCGCCTCGAACAGCTTGGCGGTTTTGGAGCGGATCACATGCAAATAGCGTTCTTCAGTGGTGTCCGCATCGTTGCAGTTGAGCAACTGCATCACCTCGCCCTCGGCGATGGTGTTGGTGGCCTGGGCGAGGATTTCCATCACCGTCATGCTGTCCACGTCCACCATCATCTGAAAGGCACGGGAGTATAAAAAGTCGCCCACCAGTACGGCAGCTTCATTGCCCCAAATGGCGTTGGCGGTATCGCGGCCGCGGCGCTTGTCCGAGGCGTCCACCACATCGTCGTGCAGCAAAGTCGCCGTGTGGATAAACTCCACGATGGCCGCCAAGGTGTGGTGATGGGAGCCGGTATAACGGAAGGCACCCGCGCTGAGCAGCACCAGCACCGGCCGCAGGCGCTTGCCGCCGCTGCTTACGATGTAGTGACCAAGCTGGTTGATCAGCACCACTTCGGAAGACAGCCGGCTTTTGATGAGCGCGTCCACGGCGCTCATATCGTCGGCGATTAACGTATGTATCGCACGGATATCCATGAAAAAATTCGTTACGTCAAGGGAAGGCCCCGCATGCTATCCCGGGCAGGCCGGCAATGCAATCGGCCCCAGGGAAAAACTCTGGCATTTATTGACGTGACTGGCGCGAATCGCTAAAATCCTCGGTCTTTTTATCGGCTTATTTTTCTTTCCCGGTGATCGGGAAAGCTGGAGAGTACACACATGTACGCAGTGATCAAGACGGGCGGCAAGCAATACCGGGTCTCCGAAGGGGACAGGATCCGCGTGGAAAGCCTGAAGGCCGACCAGGGCGCCACCATTGAGCTGGATCAGGTTTTGCTGGTGGGCGAAGGCGAAGAGGTGAAAATCGGCACTCCCCTGGTGGCCGGCGGCAAAGTGACCGCCACGGTGGAAAGCCACGGTCGTGGCGATAAAATCCGCATCATCAAGTTCCGCCGCCGCAAGCATTCCCGCAAACAGATGGGACACCGCCAGAATTACACGGAACTGAGAATCACCGGCATTTCCGCAGACTTAAGCAGGGGCTAGCACTCATGGCACACAAAAAAGCAGGCGGCAGCAGCCGCAACGGTCGTGACTCGGTTTCCAAGCGCCTGGGCGTCAAGCGCTACGGCGGGCAGGAAGTGCTGGCCGGCAACATTCTGATCCGCCAGCGTGGCACCCACTTCCACCCCGGCACGAACGTGGGCTGCGGCAGGGACCACACTCTGTTCGCCAAAACCGACGGCGTGGTCAAATTTGAAGTGAAGGGCCCGAAAAACCGCACTTTCGTGAGCGTGGTGGCCGGCTGAACGACGCTATGTCCTGGCGCGACCGAAGAGCCCCGCCATTGGCGGGGTTTTTTGATTCCAAACCCGTAACCTTCGCCCCATGAAATTTGTCGATGAAGTCAAAATCCGTGTCTGCGCCGGCAACGGCGGAGACGGCTGCGCCAGTTTCCGGCGGGAAAAATTTATTCCCTTTGGCGGCCCCGACGGAGGCGACGGGGGCGACGGGGGCAGCGTGTATCTCATCGCCGACCCCCATTTGAACACCCTGGTGGATTACCGCTACACCCGCTCCTTCAACGCCGAGCGGGGCCAAAACGGCATGGGACGCCAGCGTACGGGCAAAACCGGCGTCGATCTCGAACTGCCCGTACCGGTGGGCACGGTGGCCTCGGATCTGGACACCGGTGAAGTGATCGGCGACCTGGTGGAAGCGGGTCAGCGCTTGTTGGTGGCGCAAGGCGGCCATCATGGCCTGGGCAATATCCACTTCAAAAGCAGCACCAACCGCGCGCCGCGCCACTGCACCCCGGGGACCCCGGGGGAAGAGCGGCGGCTCAAACTGGAACTGAAGCTTTTGGCCGACGTGGGCCTGCTGGGCACGCCCAACGCGGGGAAATCCACCTTCATCCGCGCCGTCTCCGCCGCACGGCCCCAAGTGGCGGACTATCCCTTCACCACCCTCTACCCCAAGCTGGGCGTGGTCAGCATCGCTCCCCACCAAAGCTTCGTCGTTGCCGACATCCCCGGCCTCATTGAGGGCGCGGCCGAGGGGGCGGGACTGGGCATCCGCTTTTTGAAGCACCTGGCCCGCACCCATTTGCTCTTACACCTCGTGGACATCGCCCCGCCCGAAGGCGACCCGGTGGAACAGGTGCAGGTGATCGAACGGGAACTGGCAAAATTCAGCCCGGAACTGGCCGAACAAACCCGCTGGCTGGTGCTGAACAAAATTGACCTGCTGCCACCGGAGGAACGGCAGGCCCGCTGCGAAGACATCGTCCAGCGGCTGGGTTGGACCGGCCCTGTGTTTCAAGTCTCCGCACTGTCCGGCGAAGGCGCCCGGGCATTGACCCACGCCATCATGGCCTGTCTGGAACGACAAGCCGCGCTGGCTGCGGAAGGCGGACAGGATTTCCAAGCGGACCCATGAAAACCCGTGCGGACATCGTCAAGGCCAAACGCTGGGTCGTCAAAGTGGGCAGCTCCCTGCTCACGGACGACGGCCGTGGCCTCAACCAGTCGCTGATCCGGGCCTGGGCCGGGCAGGTCGCCGCCCTCAAAACCCAAGGCATCCATGTGGTGCTGGTCTCCTCCGGCGCCGTCGCGGCGGGCCTGCAGCGTCTGGGCTGGACCGGGCGGCCCCACGCCGTGCACGAACTGCAGGCGGCCGCCGCCGTCGGCCAGATGGGACTGGTACAGGCTTACGAGCGTGCTTTCCAGGAACACGGCCTGCACACTGCCCAAATCCTGCTCACTCATGAGGATCTGGCCCACCGCCAGCGCTATCTCAACGCGCGCAGCACCCTGCGCACCCTGCTCGGTTTGAACGTAGTGCCCGTGGTCAACGAAAATGACACCGTGGCCGTAGACGAAATCCGCTTCGGCGACAACGATACCCTGGCGGCGCTGGTGGCCAATCTCATCGAGGCGGACGTGCTGGTCATCCTCACCGACCAGCCCGGCATGTACGAGCAAGATCCCCGCCGCAACCCCGACGCCAGGTTCATCGACAGCGCCCCGGCCGATGATCCCGGCCTGGAGGCCATGGCCGCCGGTGGCGGCGTCGGCCGGCTGGGGCGCGGCGGCATGCTCACCAAAGTGCTGGCCGCCCGTCGCGCCGCCCGGTCCGGGGCCGCCACCTGCATCGCCGGCGGCCGCCAGCCTGAGATTCTGATGAACATCGCCAGTGGCACCCCCGTCGGCACCTTCCTCAGCCCCACCAACGGTCCCCTGGCCGCCCGCAAACGGTGGCTGGCGGCCCAGCTCCAGGCCCGTGGCCGGCTCACCCTGGACGCCGGCGCCGTGCGCGCCCTTAAGCACGCGGGAAAAAGTTTGCTGCCCGTCGGCGTAACGGACGTGAAGGGCGCCTTTTCCCGCGGCGAGCCGGTTGTCTGCGAAGACGACAGCGGCCGGGAGGTGGCCAAAGGCCTGGTGAACTATAACGCCGACGAAGCCCGCAAAATCATGGGGCAGCCCTCGGAGCACATCGAAACCCTGCTGGGCTACGTGGACGAACCGGAACTCATTCACCGGGACAACCTGGTGATTCTGTGAAAGCGTTGACAGCGAATGCAATGCTGCCCAGGCCCACCCCCGCGAGCCGTATTTTTCGTTCCCTCTCCCTCTCAGGGGCAGGGCGCTTGCATCAGCGAAGTGCCTTCCTGCTGAATTGAGCAGGAGGCGGGCTCACTCCCGCCGTCAGCGGCTCATCGGTGGCAGTTACCTGCCACCATTCCCACAGAACGCGGCGTGCGGATTTCCCGCACTACGCGTCTCAGGCAAGGCGTCACAGGTATTTCCCTTGGCATCTCAAGGGCGTACCACGTCGCCGACTTCGATGCCGCTGTCGGTGATGATTTCACCTTCCGCGTAGGAACCCTCCACTTCGGTGAGTTTGATCTTGCCCACCTTTTTGTATTTGACCTTCAGCACCTTGCCCGTGACGGGGTCTTTGATGACTTTTCTCTGACGGGAAACCGTAAGCGTCTGGCCGGTTTTGTAGCCCGCCTCGCTGCCCTTGTTCAGCGTGACGATGCCGTCTTCCACATCCGCCACCACGGTGTCACCCTCGCTCACGCGGACCGCTGATCCGCCGCCCGGGGTATCCAGTTTGGCAGCGGACACTTTTGCGGCCAGTTTTTTAATGGCCCCGCGCATCACCTCGGTGGCTTTTTTCTCGTTGAACCGTTCACCGCCGCCGATGCCAAATACACGCACGCTGACCGAGCTTGCGCTGTCCGAGCCGCTGTCGGCAAAAACAATTTCCGCGGTTTGAACATTCACAATGCGGACGTCCACCGTCGCGTGGTAGCCTTTTTTGCCCACGAACACACCACCGCCACCGCCGCCGCCTGTGCTCTGGCCGTACTCCGTCACGGCCCCGGTGACGATGTATTCCACTCCGAGGATCTTGCCGATTTCAGCGGCAGTGGAGGGATCCACCGCGCCGGACAAGCCCAGTTCCTGTTCTTTCATCAGTGAGGCGAGCTTGTCCCGTTCGATGACAGCAAACTTGCCAATTTTCACCAGCTCTGTCGCCAGCATATCCGAAGCGCCGCGTCCCACCCGCCAACCGCCATGGGGGGTTTTGTTTTCAAAGTCCATCACCGCCACCCGGACTTTCCCGTGGGCGACAGTAGTGAAGCCGAGCATGAGGGCGCACAGCATGAAACTCAAACAACCCAAGCGTCTCATATCATCGTCCTTTCGCGATCGAGCATTGACCAGCACTCCTGGAACCCCACCCCCAACAGCGTGGCCCGGAGGGCGCCCGAGGTGTGTGGGCAAGGGTACCTAGAATGGTGAATCAAGGAAAGTCACAGGGGTTCGAGCGGCAGAGGGAGACGGTGGCAGCCCCTCTCCGCGCAGCGGAAACCCGCGGGGAGGGGGCCGGTGAAACGGGTGTAACGGCGGATTGAAGCCGATGGTTTAGCCGCGCGGCGCCCGCCGGGGCGGCAGCAAGTTGTCTTTGGCGAGCAACGCGTGGATGTCGTGCGGCGACAACCAGCTTACATCCTTGGCCAGCTCGGAAACAGTGAAGCCGGCCTTGGGCGGGCATTTCAAGGTCTCGCGCAAGAAACCCAACATGCGTTTTTCTGCGGCGATAACCAGGTGTCTGGCATTGTGCGCCTGGGCAAAGCGCACGGCTTCCCCCGCCACCTGTTTGGCGAACCGGCGCTTGAATTCGTCATCGTGTTGATCGCGATGATCGTCATAACCGTGGGCCTGCCCGCCATTGGACATATTGCGGCCCGTCTTCATGTCTGACCATTTTTCCTTGCCCGACATATCGGTTTCGGTGTTGATCAGGGCCTCGCTGTCTTCCACCAGATTAGGGCCTGATTCCACCTCCGGTTGCGCTGCTGGCACCAGGGTAAAAAAACGCGCGCGGCTGCCGTCCACGGCGATGACGCAATAATCACTCATAGATTTCCCTCATCAGAAAGCAAAGTGCCCGATCACTCACTGCCCGATAAAACCCATCAGATAAAGAGCCAGGCCGCCGGCGATCACCCCGGACACCACCAACACACCAAGAATCATCAGTCCAAACACGGCGCGCATGACGGAAAGATCCTCCAACTCCGCCTACTCGGCCGCGGCGGAACCCTGCGCCGCAGGTTCATCCGCCCCGGCCGGCGTTCCGCTGTGCTCCTCAATGACCAGGGGCGCCTGACATTCCGGACAATAGGTGTTGAAGGGCAGGACATCCGCGCCTTCCATGTTCACGGTGATCTCCCCGCTGTGGGCGGGACAGGTGCCGCTCACTTTTTCATTGATCCGTTCCACGCGATAGCGCATGTAGGCCCACGCCGGACCGGCGATCAGAAAACCGGGCACCAGCACGAAATGAGCAATGGGAATAAAAACCGTCACAACAGCCAACAACCAGGACAGTCCCCACACCTGGGCGGCGCGCCGCATGCGGTCTTGCTGGGTGAACACTCGGGTTTCCAGGACACCGTCGCCCGAGGCCTCACCACTCCTTAATGCAACAGCTTGTTGTTCCACGGATGCCATGATCCCTCCCCACTAAACCGGATTGCACAAGTTTTAACATACCAGTGCCAAAAGAATAGGCTAGCATAGCATAGGCATTATCGTCCCCCGGCGGCCATGGGGTCGGCGGGACAGTTCGAGGGGCGGGAGGCCCACATCATGAAACGTCTGCTGAAATTCCTGGTCTGGCTGAGCGGTATCGCGCTGCTGATTGTGGCGGCCCTGCTGGTTGTCCTGCCCCTGGTGGTGAACCCCAACGACTTCAAGGAAGACATCAGCCAGGCGGTCAAAGACGCCACCGGCCGGGAGCTGAGTTTCCACGGCGATATCACATTGTCCCTCTTCCCCTGGCTGGGGGTGGAACTGGGTGGGGTGAGCCTGGCCAACGCCCCCGGCTTCGGCCCCGAGCCCTTTGCCGAAGTGGGGGGTGCGGTGGTGAAGGTGCGCCTGCTGCCCCTGCTCAGCCGGGAAGTGGAAATCAGCACGCTGAGCCTGAAGGATTTGCGCCTGAATCTGAGCCGCCATGCCGACGGCCGCAGCAATTGGGACGACCTGGGCGGTCCCGCCGCGCCCGCCACAGCCGGCGCCAAAGCCGCAGTCCCCAGCGCACCGCTACCGGCCCTGGCGGCCCTGGCCATCGGCGGCGTGGCGGTGGAAAACGCCCAGCTGCGCTGGGACGACCAAAGCACCGGCCAGCATGTTCAGCTCGGCCAGTTCAATCTCAAATCCGGCGCCATCATTCCCGGTCAGCCGGTGGTCGTCAGCCTGAGCACCGCTTTTGCCACCGCGGCGCCACCGCGGCGCGGCCGCTTGGAGCTGGCCGGCGAGCTTGACTTTGATCTGGCTTTCACCCGGATCAAACTGCAACAGCTTCGCCTGAACACACAGCTCCAGGGCGAAGCCCTGCCCGCACCGGAAGTGGCGCTGGTCCTCACCGGCGCCGCCGATTTGGATCTGGAAACCCAACGCCATCGCCTCCACTCCCTCAGCCTGAGCACCACCCTGACCGGTCCGGAGCTGCCCGAAGGCCGGGTCACGGCCACCCTGGCCGCGGACCTCGACCTGGACCTGGCCGCGGAAACCGCGGTGGTGAGGGGGCTGGATCTGAACACCCTGGGGATACAGGCCCAGGGCCGGCTCCGTGCCGTCCACATCCTCAGTGCACCCTCCGTCACGGGGGAACTGACCCTGCCTCCCTTCAACGCGCGAACCGTGCTGAAAAAATTGAGGGGTGAAGCCCTGGACACTGCCGATCCCCAGGCCCTCGGCGCGGTGGGCGCCCGCCTCGCCTTCGCCGTTGACGAGACGCAGGCCAGGCTCACCGCGCTGACCGCAACGCTCGACGACAGCACCCTCACAGGCACGGCCGGCGTGAGCAATTTCGCCCACCCCGCCGTCCGCTTCAATTTGAAGCTCGACGGCATCGACGCCGACCGCTATCTGCCGCCACCCGGCGACTCTCCCGTGGCCGCCACCCCCGCCGGCGCCGGGGCCGCCGGGGCGGCGGCGCTGCCCCTGGAGACGCTGCGGGCGCTGGATATCGAGGGCCGCCTGGCCGTCGGCCGACTCAAAATCGCCAAGCTGCACCTGCAGGACATCCAGGCCCGGCTTCAGGCCAGGGACGGCGTCCTCCTCCTGCAGCCGCTGGGCGCAAAGCTCTACGGTGGCCGCTATCAGGGCGATCTCGCCCTGGACGTGCGCGGTGATGCCCCCGTGATCAAAATGAACGAACGCCTGGAAATGGTGCAGGCCGGTCCCCTCACCCGGGACCTGCTGAGGGAAGAACTGGTGAGCGGCCTGGGCGACCTCACCGTCACCCTGAGCGCCCGCGGCCTGGACCCGGACGCCGCGCTGCGCAGTCTGAACGGCACGGCAGTGGTCAATGTCACCCAGGGCGGCATCCGCGGCCTCAACCTGGCGAAAGCCATCAAAGCGGAATACGCCCCAAGCCTGCAACGCGCCCTTGGCAACAGCGGTGAGCTGGATCAGACCCTGTTCCGTCGCCTGGGCCTCACCGCCCGGATAAAAAACGGCGTGGCCTCCACCGGCGATCTGACGCTGGACTCTGCCCAATTGCACGTGCTGGGCCAGGGCAACGTCAACCTCCTCACTGAACAAGTGGATCTGCGCCTGGAGGCCACACCCAAAGGTCAGTTCGAAAAACAGATGGGTCAGTTCGCAGGTATCGCCATCCCCGTCAATGTGCGCGGCACATACACTGAACTCCAAACCACCATCGACTTGGACGAGGCATTGAAGCGCGCGGCCAAAGCCCGCCTCGGCCGCCGGAAACAAAAACTGGAAGAAGAGCTGAAACGCAAAGCCGAGGCAGAAAAAGCCAAGGTCCGTGCCCGCCTGGAAGCGAAAAAGGCCAAGGCCAAAGAAAAGCTGGAAGAAGAACTCAAAGGCAAACTCAAAGGTTTGTTCCCG comes from Gammaproteobacteria bacterium and encodes:
- a CDS encoding prepilin-type N-terminal cleavage/methylation domain-containing protein translates to MNKQQGFTLIELMIVVAIIGILAAIAIPAYQDYTARAQVSEGITLAEGLKSTIAEVYADSGTFTGVSSGSKGLPAATDVKGNYVSQVAVADGKITVTMKSSGVASVVAGKTFTLSPTAGTGSVTWTCAKDSIDDKYLPSNCRS
- a CDS encoding sigma-54-dependent Fis family transcriptional regulator; the protein is MTELGARALVVDDEPDIRELIGLTLGRMGVTCKSAANLAEARSCLRAQAFDLCLTDMRLPDGTGIELVEHIQVHCPRTPVAVITAHGNMESAIQSLKAGAFDFVSKPVELQLLRRLVHGALKLSLPGPAAAPTAGQQLLGESAAIRKIRAMIEKLARSQAPVYISGESGVGKELVAQLIHERGPRADRAFVPVNCGAIPGELMESEFFGHKKGSFTGAHADKEGLFQAADGGTLFLDEVADLPLAMQVKLLRAIQEKSVRPIGAQKEIPVDVRILCATHKNLAALVDSGEFRQDLYYRLNVIELRVPGLRERPGDIPLLARHFLGQAAIAGDMPVPQLSDAALAALERYPFPGNVRELENILERAITLCESHTIQAEDLKLRGEDVAPGNKSSPIPDMLEDNEPMALEPYLDSVEKRAITRALEKTRYNKTAAAKLLGLSFRALRYRLKKLGLD
- a CDS encoding ATPase, with the protein product MDKFQNQSWQPLVLLNVYRLILSGALFIAALSGAGAVSAAGRSATLLLTVSTAYVLLSLLWTLTLRQRRPAFSVQLFLQLLVDVAAITLLVYAADGVRSGLGLLLVASLAGGGILMSARLAVLFAAIAALAVLGVESWLWLKTDHAADYTHAGLLGTMYFAAAYLAHVLARRARESEALAAQRGVDLANMQQLTEYIIQRMQTGIVVVDAEGNVRLVNESAWHLLGGEGRSIPQTLASLSPALEERLHLWQRSRDDEPCFFRHDPAGPEIMPRFASIGPAGSLIFLEDTAATAQQAQQLKLASLGRLTASIAHEIRNPLGAISHAGQLLAESTGLAADDQRLTEIICDHSQRMNAIIENILQLSRRSRARPEDFALRPWLERFVADFCVAQGIGTEAIALDIDPPHAEVRIDATQLHQIAWNLCSNGLRYSPADAAGPRLVLRGGQSGEHPNPFLDVLDRGPGVPEDDVEHLFEPFFTTGSGGTGLGLYIARELCEANQARLAYLPVPGGGSCFRITFADPRRRQVA
- a CDS encoding octaprenyl diphosphate synthase; protein product: MDIRAIHTLIADDMSAVDALIKSRLSSEVVLINQLGHYIVSSGGKRLRPVLVLLSAGAFRYTGSHHHTLAAIVEFIHTATLLHDDVVDASDKRRGRDTANAIWGNEAAVLVGDFLYSRAFQMMVDVDSMTVMEILAQATNTIAEGEVMQLLNCNDADTTEERYLHVIRSKTAKLFEAAAELGAVISRRSDEERRAMATYGMHLGTAFQLVDDVLDYSADADTMGKNIGDDLAEGKPTLPLIHAMRSGTPEQAALLRRAIENGGRDRISEVTAAVESTGAIAYTARSARAEVDLALSALDVIPASTYKDALRALAEFSVNRDY
- the rplU gene encoding 50S ribosomal protein L21, encoding MYAVIKTGGKQYRVSEGDRIRVESLKADQGATIELDQVLLVGEGEEVKIGTPLVAGGKVTATVESHGRGDKIRIIKFRRRKHSRKQMGHRQNYTELRITGISADLSRG
- a CDS encoding 50S ribosomal protein L27, yielding MAHKKAGGSSRNGRDSVSKRLGVKRYGGQEVLAGNILIRQRGTHFHPGTNVGCGRDHTLFAKTDGVVKFEVKGPKNRTFVSVVAG
- the obgE gene encoding GTPase ObgE, yielding MKFVDEVKIRVCAGNGGDGCASFRREKFIPFGGPDGGDGGDGGSVYLIADPHLNTLVDYRYTRSFNAERGQNGMGRQRTGKTGVDLELPVPVGTVASDLDTGEVIGDLVEAGQRLLVAQGGHHGLGNIHFKSSTNRAPRHCTPGTPGEERRLKLELKLLADVGLLGTPNAGKSTFIRAVSAARPQVADYPFTTLYPKLGVVSIAPHQSFVVADIPGLIEGAAEGAGLGIRFLKHLARTHLLLHLVDIAPPEGDPVEQVQVIERELAKFSPELAEQTRWLVLNKIDLLPPEERQARCEDIVQRLGWTGPVFQVSALSGEGARALTHAIMACLERQAALAAEGGQDFQADP